TCAATGGCAATCACCGCGAGAGCAAAGGATAAGGAAACCACGGTGCCTATTCCGCCATGTGGTATCTGTAGACAAGCAATTGCAGAGTACGAAATAAAGCAGAAGTCACCTATCTCACTCTATTTTATGGGCGAGCGAGGAGAAGTTTTAAAGAGTGATTCTTTAGAAAATATACTTCCACTCCTTTTTACTGCAAAATATCTATAGTATCTGTTGGCGCTAGTTTAGGTCATTTTGGTATCATAAAGTAAGCCGTTGTTTTTGTGTTAAGTACGCTTTCGCGAAAGCTTAAAAAATCTATTATAAATCTACGAAACCGTTTGCGTAACTTTTCCTTGTATTCAATTTTACCATATCTTCTTAATTGGTTATTTTTGTTACTCGCTCAAAAACGTGCGGCATTTATACGCTTTTAAATGAAAAAGATCACCAAAGAAACATACCTTAATTGGTACGAGGAAATGCTCTTCTGGCGCAAGTTTGAAGATAAGCTAGCTCAAGTATATATACAGCAGAAAGTCCGCGGATTTCTTCACCTATATAATGGTCAAGAAGCAATCCTTGCAGGTTCATTACATGCAATGGATTTATCTAAGGATAAAATGATAACTGCATACCGTAATCATGTACAACCTATAGGTATGGGAGTAGATCCTAAACGTGTGATGGCAGAGTTGTTTGGAAAAGCAACTGGTACTTCACAAGGTCTAGGAGGTTCTATGCATATTTTTTCTCGTGAGAAAGGATTTTATGGAGGTCACGGGATTGTAGGAGGACAGATACCCTTAGGAGCTGGAATGGCTTTTGGAGATAAGTATAATAAAACTGGAGCGGTAACACTTTGTTATTTTGGAGATGGTGCAGCTCGTCAAGGATCTTTACATGAAACGTTTAACATGGCAATGCTCTGGAAACTTCCAGTAGTATTTTGTGTTGAAAATAACGGGTATGCAATGGGAACATCTGTAGCTCGTACTGCAAACCATGAAGATATCTGGAAACTTGGATTAGGGTATGAAATGCCTTGTGGTCCTGTAGACGCTATGAATCCAGTTGCAGTAGCAGAAGCTATGGATGAAGCTATAGAGCGCGCTCGTCGTGGTGATGGCCCTACATTTTTAGAACTTAAAACATACAGATATAGAGGTCACTCTATGTCTGACGCTCAGCACTATCGTACTAAAGACGAAGTAGCGGAGTATCAAAAAATAGATCCTATTACTCAGGTTAAAGAGACTATTCTTGAAAAAGGATATGCAACTGAAGAAGAGATCAAAGTAATGGATAAACGTGTTAAATCACGTGTGGCAGAGTGTGAAAAATTTGCCGAAGAAAGTCCATTTCCAGATGTAAACGTGATGTACGATGTAGTGTACGATCAAGAAGAATATCCATTTATACCTCATAGACTTTAAATTATGGCAGAAGTAATAAACATGCCGCGTCTAAGCGACACGATGGAAGAAGGAACAGTTGCTACTTGGCTTAAAAAAGTAGGTGATAAGATAGAAGAAGGAGATATCCTTGCCGAAATCGAAACAGATAAGGCAACCATGGAGTTTGAATCTTTTAATGAAGGTGTGCTATTGCACATCGGGATTGAAGAAGGTCAAACTGCAAAAGTTGATGTGCTTTTAGCGATCATAGGTGAAGAAGGAGAAGATATTTCTGGATTATTGAATGGTGGTGACGCTTCCGCGAAAAGTGGAGAAGACGAAGCATCATCTTCTGATGAGAAAGAAGAGACTGCATCTCAAGATGAAACTAGTGAAGCATCTTCTGACGAAGAAGAATCGGCAGATGCTGGATCAGATATTCCTGAAGGAGTTGTCGTAGTGACAATGCCACGTCTTTCTGATACAATGGAGGAAGGAACAGTTGCAACTTGGTTAAAGGCTGTAGGTGATAAAGTAGAAGAAGGAGATATCCTTGCTGAAATAGAAACCGATAAGGCAACTATGGAGTTTGAATCATTCCAGTCTGGTACATTATTACATATAGGTATTAATGAAGGTGAGACAGCAAATGTTGACGAACTTCTAGCAATCATAGGCCCAGAAGGAACAGATGTTTCTGGTGTGGTAAAAAGCGGCGGAGCTACTAAAAAAGAGGCTCCAAAGAAGGAAGAAAAGAAAGAAGCCCCAAAAGCTGAAAAGAAGGCAGATGCTCCAAAGGCAGCGCCTAAGAAAGAGAATAATACAAACTCTGCTTCTGGATCTTCAAAACCTGCAACAAACACTAATGGAGGACGCATATTTGTGTCTCCACTAGCAAAGAAAATTGCAGACGAGAAAGGAATTAATCTTTCTCAAGTAAAAGGATCTGGAGAAAACGGACGTATCGTAAAGAGTGATGTAGAAAACTTCACACCTAGCGCTAGTCAATCTTCGGGAGCTGGAGTGCAGCAATTTGTTGCAACTGGAGAAGAGAGCTTTGAGGAAATTGAAAATTCTCAAATGCGTAAAGCAATCGCTCGCGGACTTGGTAAATCTAAATTTACAGCGCCGCATTACTACTTGAACGTTGAGTTCAACATGGAGAATATGATGAGCTTCCGTAAGCAGTTTAACGCATTACCAGACACAAAAGTTTCTTTTAATGATATGATTATTAAGGCAACGTCTATCGCTTTAAAGCAGCATCCTCAAGTAAACTCTCAGTGGTTTGATGATAAGATGCGCCTTAATCACCATGTGCATATTGGTGTGGCAGTAGCAGTACCTGACGGTCTCGTTGTTCCTGTAGTAGAATTTGCAAATGAAAAGTCATTACAGCAAATTAATGCTGAGGTTAAAGTACTAGCTGGAAAGGCTCGTGATAAAAAACTTACGTTACCAGAAATGGAAGGTTCTACCTTTACAATTTCAAATCTAGGAATGTTTGGTATCACAGATTTTACATCTATTATCAATCAGCCTAACTCTGCAATCCTATCTGTAGGAGCAATTGTAGAGAAGCCTGTAGTAAAAGATGGAAAGCTTGCTGTAGGACATACTATGAAGCTTACGCTTGCTTGTGATCACCGTACAGTAGATGGTGCAACTGGCGCACAGTTTTTACAAACGCTTAAAACGTACATTGAAAACCCAGTCTTGATGCTGGCGTAGTCAATAATAAATATAGAATGATAAACCCACGCAACTGCGTGGGTTTTTTTATCTTTAGCTTTATGAAAAATATATTAGTATTAGTAGGAGCCCTTGTCTTAGTGGGCTGTGGGTCGCCAGCTCCCTTGGTAGGTGTAAAGGGTGAAAACGTGAGTACTGCACCAGCGAGCCAAGTAACGATGGTGATGCCAGACATCAAAAACATGAAGTCTGTGAAGAGTACGATGGAGTTTCTAGCTTCAGATGAGCTTCAAGGTCGTGATACAGGAAGTAAAGGAATTGAGATGGCTGCGCAGTTTATAGAAGCTCGCTTTAAGGATGCTGGGATTAAGCCCTATTTTGAAAATTACCGTGATCCATTTGAAGTTAATGGTGTTGAGGCATTTAATATTGTAGGTGTGATTGAGGGAAATGATCCTAAGCTCAAGGATGAGGTTATAATCATAGGCGCACATTATGATCATATTGGTACCGCAAAAGCCGTTGGTGATGATACCATTGCAAACGGAGCAAATGACAATGCTGCTGGTACAACTACAGTGCTTGCTCTTACAGACTATTTTACTAAAGCAAAGACTAATAAACGTACTATTATATTTACACTATACTCTGCCGAGGAAAAAGGACTTTTAGGGTCAAAAGACTTGTCTAGTAGACTTAAAGCCGCTGGTATCGATCTTTATACGATGATCAGCATTGAGATGGTGGGAGTGCCTATGGTAAGTAAAGATCACTCGTTATATGCTTCTGGATATGAGAAATCTAACTTTGCAGAGAAATTTAATGAGTATGCTGGAGAGAAAGTCATTGGATTCCTTCCAAAAGCTAAAGAATTTAACCTCTTTAAGCGTAGCGATAATTATCCGTTTTTCTTAGACTTCAATGTTCCTGCCCACACGATTTCTTCTTTTGACTTTACAAACTATGACCATTACCATGGCGTAGGTGATGAGGCAGATAAAATGGATATTGATTTTATGGAAGGTCTTATTAAGAAGCTAATCCCAGGTATCACTGGAATGGCAAATAGTCCGAGTAAGGAGATTAAAATGAACTAATGAAAAGAATTATAATAACAGGTACGAGCAGAGGTATAGGTTTTGAACTTGCAAAGAAATTTGCAAAAGAAGGGCATCAAGTACTCGCTCTTTCGCGAAAGCATACACCTTGTGCCGAGTTGAATTTACAGAATCTCACAGCATTCCCATTTGATATAACAGATCAATCTCACTTTAAAAAAGTGGTTGACTTTATAGAAAGTGATTGGGAAGGTGTTGACGTACTAATTAATAATGCTGGAGCATTACTCAATAAACCATTTGCCGAAACAACTGTTGCAGATTTTGAGATGGTGTATAAAGTAAACGTCTTTGGCGTTGCCGAGTTAACACGCACTGTTCTTCCATATATGACGGCTGGAGCACATGTAGTAACAGTGTCAAGTATGGGTGGAATACAAGGAAGTATGAAGTTTCCAGGTCTTGCTGCTTACAGCTCAAGTAAAGGAGCGGTTATCACTTGGAGTGAATTACTAGCTGAAGAATACAAAGAACAGGGAGTAGCATTTAATGTGCTTGCTCTTGGGGCTGTACAAACGGAAATGCTAGAAGAAGCATTGCCTGGATATGAAGCGCCGTTGACGGCTATACAAATGGCAGATTATCTGTCTAATTTTGCGTTAACAGGAAATCAATTTTACAACGGTAAAGTGTTGCAAGTTTCTGCTAGCACGCCGTAACTAGTAAGTAATTTTAAAAACGATTTATAGTTGACGTGGTAGAAGTCCTCAAGAAATATATCCCTGAAAGAGCTGCCGCTCCAGTTTTTGCATTAATAAAGGAGCATGCTGTTTATCTCAAGATTGTAAATGAGCGGGTAACAAGGCACGGAGATTATAGAATACTGGCAGATGGACAGCACCAAATCACAATAAACGTAAGTCTCAATCAATACAGATTTTTAGTCACTTTAGTTCATGAGATTGCGCACTTAGTTGCTTTTAAAAAGTATGGTAGAGCGATAAAACCTCATGGTAAAGAATGGAAACATACGTTTCAATTCTTGATGTTACCCTTTATAAGGCCAGAGATTTTCCCATCAGATTTATTACCATACCTAGCAAGACATTTTAAAAATCCTAAGGCGAGTAGTGATACAGATGCTCACCTTTCGGTTGCGCTAAAGAACTATGATCCACCTAGTAATAAAAATTATATATTTGAGCTACCCATGGGATCTACATTCCAAATTTACAATGGGAAAATATTTAAAAAAGGAAAAAAACGTGTAAAACGTTATGAATGCATAGAGGTAAGTACAGGTAGAACATATCTATTTCAGCCTAACGCAGAGGTAGACATTATAGATTAAATATTATGGAAAATACTAAGAATTATTACGCATTGTTAATGGCAGGAGGAGTAGGTTCAAGGTTTTGGCCTGTGAGTACTCAGGCTTTTCCAAAGCAGTTTCATGATATGCTAGGCACCGGGGAAACTTTGTTGCAAAAAACATTCAATCGTCTAGCTAAGATTGTTCCGGAAGATCAAATTTTAATACTTACAAATACAGATTATAATGGTCTTGTAAAGGAGCAACTGCCTACTATAAAACAAAAAAATATTGTACTTGAGCCTGCAATGCGCAATACGGCGCCTTGTATACTTCTTTCTGCCTTAAAGGTGGAAAAGGAAAATCCCGATGCGGTGATGGTCGTAGCTCCTAGTGATGCGTGGATAGAAGATGAAGATGCCTTTGTAGAAGATCTTCAGAAAGCTTTTGATGCAGCTCAACAACAAGAAACTATAGTCACTTTAGGCATACAGCCTAGCTTTCCAAATACGGGTTACGGTTACATAAATTATGATAAAAGTGATAACGCTTTCGCGAAAGCGGTAAAACGTTTTACAGAAAAACCCGATTATCCAACCGCTAAGGAATTTGTAGTAAGTGGAGAATATCTCTGGAATGCGGGCATGTTTATATGGAGTGTAAAAACGGTAGTAAACAGTTTTAAATCTTTTTTGCCAGAAATGTACAGCTTACTCAATGAGGGTAATGCAGTGTATAATCTGCCAGAAGAGCAAGATTTCATAAATGAGGTGTATCCAAAAGCAGAGAATATAAGTATCGATTTTGGAGTGATGGAGAAGCATCAAAATGTAAAAGTGGTTCCGGCGACTTTTGACTGGAATGACCTAGGTACTTGGGGATCTCTCTATGATAAAATGGAGGGAGATTCTGGAAAAGATGCCGTGGTAAATGCGCGCATAATTGCAACAAATACCTCAGGAAACATCATTAGAACTGCTAGTAATAAAGTGGTAGTAGTAGACGGACTTAAAGATTATATTATCGTCGAAAAAGAAGATGTTCTCGTTATTGTGCCTAAAAGCAAGGAGCAAGACATCAAAGAAATACGCAATGAGGTGCAGTCTAAATTTGGTAATAACTTAGGATAGTGGAAAACAAAGATAATATAGGGGCAAATCCAGATCCAAAGCCCAGCGAACTCAATATTGATCCAAACGAGGATATGAGAGATGAGGCAAAGGGTCTCTGGGAAAGTATAAAGGAATTTTTAAGTGATCTTCTTGACATTAGAGAAGATACAGATCGATCTACCACGGTAGAGGCTATTCGTAAAGACATACCTTTTAAGGGTCATAACGCTTGGATCCTTATTTTTTCCATTTTTGTTGCGAGTATTGGACTCAATGTAAGTAGTACCGCTGTAGTAATAGGCGCCATGCTTATAAGTCCGCTCATGGGACCTATCGTGGGTATAGGGCTTTCTATAGCTATAAATGACGCTATCATGATGAAGCGATCATTTGTAAACCTAGCAGTGATGATAGTGCTAAGTGTGCTTACGGCTACCTTATATTTTAGTTTATCACCGGTTAAAGAAGTAACGCCAGAATTAATGGCGCGTACTTGGCCTACTATATTAGATGTGTTTATTGCAATTTTTGGTGGTCTTGCGCTTATTGTTGCTAAGACAAAATCAGGTACTATTGCTAGTGTGATCTTTGGAGTTGCAATTGCTACTGCCTTAATGCCACCACTGTGTACTGTGGGTTACGGTCTGTCTCAATCCATTATAGGCAACAGTGAGGGGCTTTATTGGGCGTTAGGAGCATTATATCTTTTCTCTATTAATGCCGTGTTCATCGCGCTTGCTACATTTACAGTGTCAAAACTTCTTAAGTTTCCGCTGGTTAAATATGCTAATCAAAAAAATAGAAAGCGTACAACGCGTATGGCAACACTTATTGCTATACTTGTCTTAGTACCTAGTGTGTGGACTTTCTTGAGATTGCTCAATCAGCAAATATTTATAACTAAAGCCAAGGCTTTTGTAACAAATACAATCAAGTATGAAGGAGCCGAAATTGTAAAGGAAACCGATAATCCAGAGAAGAGACGTATTGACCTTTATCTAATAGGTAAACTAGTGCCGCAAAATCTCATTGCTCAATGGGAGGATGAGTTTAAAAAGACCGAAGATTGTGAGAATTGTACCCTAGTCGTACATCAAGGTGCAGATCAAAGTGGCGAACTCGCAGCAAGATTAAGTACAGAGGTACGCTCTGGTATTCTTGAAGATCTATATGTAAAAAATCAAGAAGCAATGACTTCTAAGGATGAGCAAATTCGTCTTCTTGAGAATGAGGTGACCCAACTTCGAGGGACAGCATTACCATTTGCATCTATGCGTAATGAGGCAAAGATAAATTATGATGGGCTTAAACGATTTGGTTATGCTACGGAGATTACTACAGATTTTTCTGGAGGTATTGATACCTTAACGGTAGTTCGAGTAGAGTGGGCAGATAGCTTGTCCCAAAGCGTAAGAAATAAACAGCAGCAAAAACTAGGGCAATGGATAAAAGAGCGTTTTAGTCTCGATACCGTAGTTGTGAATGGTAATGTTTGGAGAAAGAAATAACATCGCTGTTCTTTACTATGTAAGACAGTTTCTTAAATGCCTAGGTGTAATTTTTTAAAGCAGTGTGATGCTATAAGTGGCGCTTTCGCGAAAGCGCAACATTTAAGAGTTTTGTGCTTCTCTTACCATTTTAAATAGGTTTGAGGAGTACACAAAATTTGTAACGTCTTTATTATCTGTTTTAAAGATTTCATCTTTGGTTCCTTCCCAGGCTAAGTGGCCTTTCTGAAGGTACACAATATGATCTCCTATTTCCATCACAGAATTCATATCATGCGTATTGATGATGGTTGTAATATCTTGCTCTATGGTAATCTCTCTAATAAGATTGTCAATTACGGTAGCAGTATTAGGATCTAGTCCAGAGTTAGGCTCATCACAAAAAAGATATTTTGGATTGTTTACAATAGACCTGGCGATGGCTACACGTTTTTGCATTCCCCCAGATATTTCTGAAGGTAACTTATGGTTTGCATTCTCTAGATTCACACGGTTGATGACCACATTTGCTCTTTCAATGCGTTCCTTCTTTTTCATCTTAGTAAACATCTTGAGCGGGAAAGCGATGTTTTCTTCCACAGTCATTGAGTCAAACAAGGCGCTGCCTTGAAAAACCATCCCTATCTGTTCTCTAAGATCACGTTGGTGTTCATCATCAAGTTCTGAGTATGGATTGCCATCGTAGATTATTTGTCCGCTGTCGGGCTTAAAAAGGCCTAACATAGTTTTTAAGAATACCGTTTTACCAGATCCAGATGTTCCTATAATAAGATTAGTCTTACCAGATTCAAACTTGGTTGAGAAGCCTTTTAAAACTTCGTTATCACCAAATGATTTTCGTATTTCTTTTACTTCTATCATCTAGCTTAGTAATAATTGAGTGACTATAAAGTTTACAAGAATAATGGCGACACTAGTCCATACAAAAGAAGTGGTGCTGGCTTTACCTACTTCTAGTGCTCCACCTTGCATGTAATATCCATGGTATGCAGGGATAGTTGCTAGTAAAAATGCAAATAAGAAGGTCTTAAAAAAGGCATAGAAAAGCTGAAAAGGAATAAAATCTTGCTGAAGCCCTGATAAAAAGTCATTACTAGGTGCAAAACCTCCATAAACAGCGGCTGTATATGCGCCTATAACGCCTAAAAACATGCCTATTGCGATTAGGAATGGATAGATGCACATTGCAACAATCTTAGGGAAGATTAAGTAGTTAAGAGAGTTAATCCCCATAACCTCTAGCGCGTCTATCTGTTCTGTAACGCGCATTGTTCCTATACTGGAGGTGATAAAAGATCCTACTTTTCCAGCCATAATTACTGATACGAAGGTAGGGGCAAACTCTAGTATAATAGATTGTCTTGCAGCAAACCCAATCAGTGACTTTGGTAATAACGGATTAGTAAGATTAAGCGCTGTTTGTATTGCGACAACGGCTCCTACAAAAAAAGATATAAATGCAACTATACCAAGTGAGCCTATAATCAAATCATCAATTTCTTTAAAAATAAGATCACGCAACACTCTACCCTTTGTAGGTTTTACAAAGGTGTTTTTTATCATTAAGAAATATTCACCTATAGAGTGTAGGTACGACATTGACGATGTTTAAGTGGCTAATGTAGGTATTAATACGATTGTTAAAATAGTATTTAAGATAGGTTTATGACTACTGCTGTTTTAGTAATTTCTTCATTTTGGCATGAATAGCAGTATTCTCATAAATTCCCATGAACTCAGAAGCACCAGGTCCGTAAGCAAAAACGGGTACCATAGTAGCACTGTGTCCACCTGTAGAAAATGATGGTTCGATGGTATTGTAATCTCCAGCCTTTGATGCAAGTGTAAAGCCACCGGTCTCATGATCTGCAGTTACAATAACAAGTGTGTTCCCATCTTTCTCGGCATAATCAAGCACTTGACCTATCACTGTGTCAAAGTCTATAAGTTCGCTTATTAAGTACTCACTATCATTATTATGCCCGCCCCAGTCTACTTGAGAACCTTCTACCATTAAGAAAAAACCTTTCTTATTTTGAGAAAGTTTCTTTATTCCTAGCTTAGTAGCATCATATAAAAAAGAACCACGACCCTCTAAAAATTTAGGCATCCCGCTATCTGCTAGTAAGAAGCCATAGTTTTTATCTTTCTTCATTGTTAATGCTGGATCCAGTCTGCCTAAGTGCATTTCATACCCTTTTGATTCAAGCGCTGCTACGAGGTTATTTCCGTCTTCTCTATTTTCAAAATATTTACGTCCTCCACCTGCAAAAAAATCAACGCCAGAGTTGATCATGTCTTCGGCAATCTCTAGCTCCATTTTTCTAAACTTCTGATGAGCATAAAAACTTGCAGGAGTTGCATGAGTGATGGTTGAAGTTGCTATAACACCTGTAGCAAAACCTCTTTTTTCTAAATCTTCAAGTATAGTAGGTACGGCTATGGTGTCGGTATCAACACCAATGGCTCCATTATACGTTTTTAGTCCCGTAGAAAAAGCCGTAGCTCCACTAGCAGAGTCTGTAATCAAATCACTTGCCGAAGAAGTTTTAATAAGCCCTATCGTTTTGAAACGATCATAATTAGACGGCTGCGTATTATAATATTGACTAGCAGAAATCTGGCTTAAACCAGTGCCATCTGCTATCATAAGTAT
The genomic region above belongs to Dokdonia sp. Dokd-P16 and contains:
- a CDS encoding pyruvate dehydrogenase complex dihydrolipoamide acetyltransferase, with amino-acid sequence MAEVINMPRLSDTMEEGTVATWLKKVGDKIEEGDILAEIETDKATMEFESFNEGVLLHIGIEEGQTAKVDVLLAIIGEEGEDISGLLNGGDASAKSGEDEASSSDEKEETASQDETSEASSDEEESADAGSDIPEGVVVVTMPRLSDTMEEGTVATWLKAVGDKVEEGDILAEIETDKATMEFESFQSGTLLHIGINEGETANVDELLAIIGPEGTDVSGVVKSGGATKKEAPKKEEKKEAPKAEKKADAPKAAPKKENNTNSASGSSKPATNTNGGRIFVSPLAKKIADEKGINLSQVKGSGENGRIVKSDVENFTPSASQSSGAGVQQFVATGEESFEEIENSQMRKAIARGLGKSKFTAPHYYLNVEFNMENMMSFRKQFNALPDTKVSFNDMIIKATSIALKQHPQVNSQWFDDKMRLNHHVHIGVAVAVPDGLVVPVVEFANEKSLQQINAEVKVLAGKARDKKLTLPEMEGSTFTISNLGMFGITDFTSIINQPNSAILSVGAIVEKPVVKDGKLAVGHTMKLTLACDHRTVDGATGAQFLQTLKTYIENPVLMLA
- a CDS encoding MlaE family ABC transporter permease is translated as MSYLHSIGEYFLMIKNTFVKPTKGRVLRDLIFKEIDDLIIGSLGIVAFISFFVGAVVAIQTALNLTNPLLPKSLIGFAARQSIILEFAPTFVSVIMAGKVGSFITSSIGTMRVTEQIDALEVMGINSLNYLIFPKIVAMCIYPFLIAIGMFLGVIGAYTAAVYGGFAPSNDFLSGLQQDFIPFQLFYAFFKTFLFAFLLATIPAYHGYYMQGGALEVGKASTTSFVWTSVAIILVNFIVTQLLLS
- the pdhA gene encoding pyruvate dehydrogenase (acetyl-transferring) E1 component subunit alpha — protein: MKKITKETYLNWYEEMLFWRKFEDKLAQVYIQQKVRGFLHLYNGQEAILAGSLHAMDLSKDKMITAYRNHVQPIGMGVDPKRVMAELFGKATGTSQGLGGSMHIFSREKGFYGGHGIVGGQIPLGAGMAFGDKYNKTGAVTLCYFGDGAARQGSLHETFNMAMLWKLPVVFCVENNGYAMGTSVARTANHEDIWKLGLGYEMPCGPVDAMNPVAVAEAMDEAIERARRGDGPTFLELKTYRYRGHSMSDAQHYRTKDEVAEYQKIDPITQVKETILEKGYATEEEIKVMDKRVKSRVAECEKFAEESPFPDVNVMYDVVYDQEEYPFIPHRL
- a CDS encoding M28 family peptidase; the encoded protein is MKNILVLVGALVLVGCGSPAPLVGVKGENVSTAPASQVTMVMPDIKNMKSVKSTMEFLASDELQGRDTGSKGIEMAAQFIEARFKDAGIKPYFENYRDPFEVNGVEAFNIVGVIEGNDPKLKDEVIIIGAHYDHIGTAKAVGDDTIANGANDNAAGTTTVLALTDYFTKAKTNKRTIIFTLYSAEEKGLLGSKDLSSRLKAAGIDLYTMISIEMVGVPMVSKDHSLYASGYEKSNFAEKFNEYAGEKVIGFLPKAKEFNLFKRSDNYPFFLDFNVPAHTISSFDFTNYDHYHGVGDEADKMDIDFMEGLIKKLIPGITGMANSPSKEIKMN
- a CDS encoding ABC transporter ATP-binding protein; its protein translation is MIEVKEIRKSFGDNEVLKGFSTKFESGKTNLIIGTSGSGKTVFLKTMLGLFKPDSGQIIYDGNPYSELDDEHQRDLREQIGMVFQGSALFDSMTVEENIAFPLKMFTKMKKKERIERANVVINRVNLENANHKLPSEISGGMQKRVAIARSIVNNPKYLFCDEPNSGLDPNTATVIDNLIREITIEQDITTIINTHDMNSVMEIGDHIVYLQKGHLAWEGTKDEIFKTDNKDVTNFVYSSNLFKMVREAQNS
- a CDS encoding alkaline phosphatase, whose product is MNIQSISKYLSLCVIGMTISCASVSSTAQNKKPKNIILMIADGTGLSQISASQYYNTQPSNYDRFKTIGLIKTSSASDLITDSASGATAFSTGLKTYNGAIGVDTDTIAVPTILEDLEKRGFATGVIATSTITHATPASFYAHQKFRKMELEIAEDMINSGVDFFAGGGRKYFENREDGNNLVAALESKGYEMHLGRLDPALTMKKDKNYGFLLADSGMPKFLEGRGSFLYDATKLGIKKLSQNKKGFFLMVEGSQVDWGGHNNDSEYLISELIDFDTVIGQVLDYAEKDGNTLVIVTADHETGGFTLASKAGDYNTIEPSFSTGGHSATMVPVFAYGPGASEFMGIYENTAIHAKMKKLLKQQ
- a CDS encoding SDR family NAD(P)-dependent oxidoreductase, whose product is MKRIIITGTSRGIGFELAKKFAKEGHQVLALSRKHTPCAELNLQNLTAFPFDITDQSHFKKVVDFIESDWEGVDVLINNAGALLNKPFAETTVADFEMVYKVNVFGVAELTRTVLPYMTAGAHVVTVSSMGGIQGSMKFPGLAAYSSSKGAVITWSELLAEEYKEQGVAFNVLALGAVQTEMLEEALPGYEAPLTAIQMADYLSNFALTGNQFYNGKVLQVSASTP
- a CDS encoding SprT-like domain-containing protein, whose protein sequence is MVEVLKKYIPERAAAPVFALIKEHAVYLKIVNERVTRHGDYRILADGQHQITINVSLNQYRFLVTLVHEIAHLVAFKKYGRAIKPHGKEWKHTFQFLMLPFIRPEIFPSDLLPYLARHFKNPKASSDTDAHLSVALKNYDPPSNKNYIFELPMGSTFQIYNGKIFKKGKKRVKRYECIEVSTGRTYLFQPNAEVDIID
- a CDS encoding mannose-1-phosphate guanylyltransferase; this translates as MENTKNYYALLMAGGVGSRFWPVSTQAFPKQFHDMLGTGETLLQKTFNRLAKIVPEDQILILTNTDYNGLVKEQLPTIKQKNIVLEPAMRNTAPCILLSALKVEKENPDAVMVVAPSDAWIEDEDAFVEDLQKAFDAAQQQETIVTLGIQPSFPNTGYGYINYDKSDNAFAKAVKRFTEKPDYPTAKEFVVSGEYLWNAGMFIWSVKTVVNSFKSFLPEMYSLLNEGNAVYNLPEEQDFINEVYPKAENISIDFGVMEKHQNVKVVPATFDWNDLGTWGSLYDKMEGDSGKDAVVNARIIATNTSGNIIRTASNKVVVVDGLKDYIIVEKEDVLVIVPKSKEQDIKEIRNEVQSKFGNNLG
- a CDS encoding DUF389 domain-containing protein → MENKDNIGANPDPKPSELNIDPNEDMRDEAKGLWESIKEFLSDLLDIREDTDRSTTVEAIRKDIPFKGHNAWILIFSIFVASIGLNVSSTAVVIGAMLISPLMGPIVGIGLSIAINDAIMMKRSFVNLAVMIVLSVLTATLYFSLSPVKEVTPELMARTWPTILDVFIAIFGGLALIVAKTKSGTIASVIFGVAIATALMPPLCTVGYGLSQSIIGNSEGLYWALGALYLFSINAVFIALATFTVSKLLKFPLVKYANQKNRKRTTRMATLIAILVLVPSVWTFLRLLNQQIFITKAKAFVTNTIKYEGAEIVKETDNPEKRRIDLYLIGKLVPQNLIAQWEDEFKKTEDCENCTLVVHQGADQSGELAARLSTEVRSGILEDLYVKNQEAMTSKDEQIRLLENEVTQLRGTALPFASMRNEAKINYDGLKRFGYATEITTDFSGGIDTLTVVRVEWADSLSQSVRNKQQQKLGQWIKERFSLDTVVVNGNVWRKK